The following proteins are encoded in a genomic region of Takifugu flavidus isolate HTHZ2018 chromosome 3, ASM371156v2, whole genome shotgun sequence:
- the adarb1a gene encoding double-stranded RNA-specific editase 1a isoform X1, with translation MALLLGSCSDAGAYYCLLRRRVRRRRKKRSERKGCVRARLLRTQQQRQPTTEADEVESMSSCSTDVKENRNFDNLFSKEGIAAEAAQLPNGSAGGGRKRPLEEGNNGHTHSKYKPKKRKKIPGPILPKNALMQLNEIKPGLQYKLLSQTGPVHAPVFVMSVEVNGQLFEGSGPTKKKAKLNAAEKALRSFVQFPNASEAHMAMGRTLSVHTDFTSDQADFPDMLFNAFETSTPVDDSFYLASNSNGSFCSLGIEYPLLPSPVPNFVQAPLPPAPSTYISPTSGKNPVMILNELRPGLKYDFVSESGESHAKNFVMSVMVDAQNFQGSGRNKKLAKARAAQAALSALFNMQLDQAPSRQPIPREGLQLHLPQVLADAVSHLVVDKFSELTDNFTSPHARRKVLAGVVMTTGTDVKEAEVICVSSGTKCINGEYMSDRGLALNDCHAEIVARRSLIRYLYSQLEHFLSNHEEEHHKSIFTRCEKKQGFRLKENVQFHLYISTSPCGDARIFSPHEAGVEDQGDRHPNRKARGQLRTKIESGEGTIPVRSSNTIQTWDGVLQGERLLTMSCSDKIARWNVVGFQGSLMSYFTEPIYFSSVILGSLYHADHLSRAMYQRITDIEDLPQSFSLNRPLLSGISNAEARQPGKAPNFSVNWTVGDQGLEVINATTGKDDLGRPSRLCKHALYGRWMRLHSKLSPSLRIRTVRPSSYHEAKQAAVDYHSAKQTLFKAFQKSGLGAWVKKPIEQDQFSVTT, from the exons ATGGCTCTGCTGCTGGGCAGCTGCAGCGATGCAGGAGCCTACTACTGCCTGCTCCGCCGCcgggtcaggaggaggaggaagaaacgcTCCGAGCGCAAAG GTTGCGTGAGAGCTCGGCTACTTCGAACCCAGCAACAGAGGCAGCCGACTACAGAGGCTGACGAAGTGGAAAGCATGA GTTCATGCAGCACAGATGTTAAGGAAAATCGGAACTTCGACAACCTCTTCTCCAAAGAGGGGATTGCAGCTGAGGCTGCTCAACTCCCCAATGGGAGTGCTGGGGGTGGGAGGAAACGTCCCTTAGAGGAGGGCAATAATGGGCACACACATTCCAAGTACAAGCCCAAGAAGCGGAAGAAAATTCCTGGGCCCATTTTGCCCAAAAATGCTCTCATGCAGCTGAACGAGATCAAGCCTGGCCTGCAGTACAAGCTGCTCTCTCAGACCGGGCCTGTCCACGCCCCGGTATTTGTCATGAGCGTAGAGGTCAACGGGCAGCTCTTCGAGGGTTCAGGTCCCACAAAGAAGAAAGCCAAACTGAAtgcagcagagaaggccttgcgGTCCTTTGTCCAGTTTCCCAATGCATCTGAGGCCCACATGGCGATGGGTCGGACACTGTCGGTTCACACGGACTTCACCTCAGACCAGGCCGACTTTCCAGACATGCTCTTTAACGCCTTTGAAACGTCTACTCCTGTCGATGACTCATTTTACCTCGCATCCAACAGCAACGGTTCCTTTTGCTCGCTGGGGATCGAGTATCCGTTGCTCCCCTCCCCTGTCCCAAACTTTGTCCAAGCGCCGTTACCTCCAGCCCCCTCCACCTACATCTCCCCCACGAGCGGAAAGAATCCAGTCATGATCCTCAATGAGTTACGGCCTGGACTGAAGTACGACTTTGTGTCGGAAAGCGGGGAGAGCCACGCCAAAAACTTTGTCATGTCAGTGATGGTAGATGCTCAGAATTTCCAGGGTTCCGGACGAAACAAGAAACTGGCCAAGGCCCGGGCTGCCCAAGCGGCTCTGTCGGCTCTCTTTAACATGCAGCTGGATCAGGCTCCGTCAAGACAGCCCATACCCAGGGAGGGACTGCAGCTTCACCTGCCACAG GTCCTGGCAGATGCCGTGTCTCATCTGGTGGTCGATAAGTTCAGCGAACTGACAGACAACTTCACATCTCCGCACGCTCGGAGAAAAGTTTTGGCCGGCGTTGTCATGACGACAg GCACTGATGTGAAGGAGGCTGAGGTCATCTGCGTGTCATCAGGGACAAAGTGCATTAATGGGGAATACATGAGTGATAGAGGCTTGGCCCTTAACGACTGCCATGCAGAAATTGTAGCTCGTCGCTCGCTCATCAGGTACCTTTACTCCCAGCTGGAGCACTTTCTCAG CAACCATGAAGAGGAGCACCACAAATCCATCTTCACCAGGTGTGAAAAGAAACAAGGTTTTAGACTGAAGGAGAACGTCCAGTTCCACCTGTACATTAGCACCTCACCCTGCGGAGATGCTCGCATCTTCTCTCCTCACGAGGCTGGAGTGGAAG aTCAGGGAGACAGGCACCCTAACAGGAAAGCTCGTGGGCAGCTCCGCACCAAAATCGAGTCTGGGGAAGGCACCATCCCAGTTCGCTCCAGTAACACCATCCAGACTTGGGATGGGGTTCTTCAGGGTGAAAGGCTGCTCACCATGTCCTGCAGTGACAAAATCGCCAG GTGGAATGTGGTTGGATTCCAGGGCTCCCTGATGAGCTATTTCACAGAGCCCATCTACTTCTCCAGCGTCATCTTGGGCAGTCTGTACCACGCCGACCACCTCTCCAGAGCCATGTACCAGAGAATCACTGACATCGAGGACCTGCCACAGTCCTTCAGTTTGAACCGACCGCTGCTCAGCG GAATAAGTAATGCAGAAGCTCGCCAGCCAGGAAAAGCACCCAACTTCAGTGTGAACTGGACGGTAGGAGACCAAGGCCTAGAGGTGATCAATGCCACCACAGGGAAAGACGACCTTGGCCGGCCATCGAGACTCTGTAAGCACGCTCTTTACGGCCGGTGGATGCGCCTGCACAGCAAG TTGTCGCCGTCCCTGCGGATCCGCACTGTAAGGCCCAGCAGTTACCATGAGGCGAAGCAAGCAGCGGTGGACTACCACAGCGCCAAGCAGACACTTTTCAAGGCCTTCCAGAAATCTGGTCTGGGGGCCTGGGTGAAGAAACCTATAGAGCAGGACCAGTTTTCTGTCACCACCTGA
- the adarb1a gene encoding double-stranded RNA-specific editase 1a isoform X2, with amino-acid sequence MSSCSTDVKENRNFDNLFSKEGIAAEAAQLPNGSAGGGRKRPLEEGNNGHTHSKYKPKKRKKIPGPILPKNALMQLNEIKPGLQYKLLSQTGPVHAPVFVMSVEVNGQLFEGSGPTKKKAKLNAAEKALRSFVQFPNASEAHMAMGRTLSVHTDFTSDQADFPDMLFNAFETSTPVDDSFYLASNSNGSFCSLGIEYPLLPSPVPNFVQAPLPPAPSTYISPTSGKNPVMILNELRPGLKYDFVSESGESHAKNFVMSVMVDAQNFQGSGRNKKLAKARAAQAALSALFNMQLDQAPSRQPIPREGLQLHLPQVLADAVSHLVVDKFSELTDNFTSPHARRKVLAGVVMTTGTDVKEAEVICVSSGTKCINGEYMSDRGLALNDCHAEIVARRSLIRYLYSQLEHFLSNHEEEHHKSIFTRCEKKQGFRLKENVQFHLYISTSPCGDARIFSPHEAGVEDQGDRHPNRKARGQLRTKIESGEGTIPVRSSNTIQTWDGVLQGERLLTMSCSDKIARWNVVGFQGSLMSYFTEPIYFSSVILGSLYHADHLSRAMYQRITDIEDLPQSFSLNRPLLSGISNAEARQPGKAPNFSVNWTVGDQGLEVINATTGKDDLGRPSRLCKHALYGRWMRLHSKLSPSLRIRTVRPSSYHEAKQAAVDYHSAKQTLFKAFQKSGLGAWVKKPIEQDQFSVTT; translated from the exons ATGA GTTCATGCAGCACAGATGTTAAGGAAAATCGGAACTTCGACAACCTCTTCTCCAAAGAGGGGATTGCAGCTGAGGCTGCTCAACTCCCCAATGGGAGTGCTGGGGGTGGGAGGAAACGTCCCTTAGAGGAGGGCAATAATGGGCACACACATTCCAAGTACAAGCCCAAGAAGCGGAAGAAAATTCCTGGGCCCATTTTGCCCAAAAATGCTCTCATGCAGCTGAACGAGATCAAGCCTGGCCTGCAGTACAAGCTGCTCTCTCAGACCGGGCCTGTCCACGCCCCGGTATTTGTCATGAGCGTAGAGGTCAACGGGCAGCTCTTCGAGGGTTCAGGTCCCACAAAGAAGAAAGCCAAACTGAAtgcagcagagaaggccttgcgGTCCTTTGTCCAGTTTCCCAATGCATCTGAGGCCCACATGGCGATGGGTCGGACACTGTCGGTTCACACGGACTTCACCTCAGACCAGGCCGACTTTCCAGACATGCTCTTTAACGCCTTTGAAACGTCTACTCCTGTCGATGACTCATTTTACCTCGCATCCAACAGCAACGGTTCCTTTTGCTCGCTGGGGATCGAGTATCCGTTGCTCCCCTCCCCTGTCCCAAACTTTGTCCAAGCGCCGTTACCTCCAGCCCCCTCCACCTACATCTCCCCCACGAGCGGAAAGAATCCAGTCATGATCCTCAATGAGTTACGGCCTGGACTGAAGTACGACTTTGTGTCGGAAAGCGGGGAGAGCCACGCCAAAAACTTTGTCATGTCAGTGATGGTAGATGCTCAGAATTTCCAGGGTTCCGGACGAAACAAGAAACTGGCCAAGGCCCGGGCTGCCCAAGCGGCTCTGTCGGCTCTCTTTAACATGCAGCTGGATCAGGCTCCGTCAAGACAGCCCATACCCAGGGAGGGACTGCAGCTTCACCTGCCACAG GTCCTGGCAGATGCCGTGTCTCATCTGGTGGTCGATAAGTTCAGCGAACTGACAGACAACTTCACATCTCCGCACGCTCGGAGAAAAGTTTTGGCCGGCGTTGTCATGACGACAg GCACTGATGTGAAGGAGGCTGAGGTCATCTGCGTGTCATCAGGGACAAAGTGCATTAATGGGGAATACATGAGTGATAGAGGCTTGGCCCTTAACGACTGCCATGCAGAAATTGTAGCTCGTCGCTCGCTCATCAGGTACCTTTACTCCCAGCTGGAGCACTTTCTCAG CAACCATGAAGAGGAGCACCACAAATCCATCTTCACCAGGTGTGAAAAGAAACAAGGTTTTAGACTGAAGGAGAACGTCCAGTTCCACCTGTACATTAGCACCTCACCCTGCGGAGATGCTCGCATCTTCTCTCCTCACGAGGCTGGAGTGGAAG aTCAGGGAGACAGGCACCCTAACAGGAAAGCTCGTGGGCAGCTCCGCACCAAAATCGAGTCTGGGGAAGGCACCATCCCAGTTCGCTCCAGTAACACCATCCAGACTTGGGATGGGGTTCTTCAGGGTGAAAGGCTGCTCACCATGTCCTGCAGTGACAAAATCGCCAG GTGGAATGTGGTTGGATTCCAGGGCTCCCTGATGAGCTATTTCACAGAGCCCATCTACTTCTCCAGCGTCATCTTGGGCAGTCTGTACCACGCCGACCACCTCTCCAGAGCCATGTACCAGAGAATCACTGACATCGAGGACCTGCCACAGTCCTTCAGTTTGAACCGACCGCTGCTCAGCG GAATAAGTAATGCAGAAGCTCGCCAGCCAGGAAAAGCACCCAACTTCAGTGTGAACTGGACGGTAGGAGACCAAGGCCTAGAGGTGATCAATGCCACCACAGGGAAAGACGACCTTGGCCGGCCATCGAGACTCTGTAAGCACGCTCTTTACGGCCGGTGGATGCGCCTGCACAGCAAG TTGTCGCCGTCCCTGCGGATCCGCACTGTAAGGCCCAGCAGTTACCATGAGGCGAAGCAAGCAGCGGTGGACTACCACAGCGCCAAGCAGACACTTTTCAAGGCCTTCCAGAAATCTGGTCTGGGGGCCTGGGTGAAGAAACCTATAGAGCAGGACCAGTTTTCTGTCACCACCTGA